A genomic window from Ruminiclostridium cellulolyticum H10 includes:
- the topA gene encoding type I DNA topoisomerase, whose protein sequence is MADNLVIVESPGKVKSISKFLGKGYKVEASVGHVRDLPKSQMGVDIDNDFEPKYITIRGKGDVISKLKKEAKAAKKVFLATDPDREGEAISWHLAKILNIDEKQKCRVSFNEITQNAVKNAIKQPRTIDMGLVDAQQARRVLDRIVGYKISPLLWKKVRKGLSAGRVQSVATKMICDREDEIEKFESQEYWSIIAKLVKPKASPNFGAKFYGIGKEKLELTNEEQVNSILEEINKSQYIVQKVKEQEKKRAAAAPFITSTLQQEASRKLGYTTKRTMMVAQQLYEGIEIKGRGSVGLITYMRTDSTRISTDAQNEAREYIKTKYGQDYIPEKPREYKNKSASQDAHEAIRPTYIDLPHEQIKEYLSPEQYKLYRLIWDRFISSQMSSAIYDTVSADITAGKYLFKANGSKVKFPGFMVLYTEGNDNEGKDEAEQDEKENKLPQLNEGDILELKENTPKQHFTQPPARYTEATLVRALEEKGIGRPSTYAPTITTILSRGYVLKEKKLLVPTELGKIVNDIMKNHFENIVDTKFTAEMESELDSVEDGDKEWKAVMRDFYSSFAGVLKKAEESIGDVELPVEVSDVQCDKCGRYMVVKHGRFGKFLACPGFPECRNAKPIVEEAGVECPICKGKVLIKKTKKGRKYIGCEKNPECPFMSWDMPSPNKEVCSVCGSFMLQKFSGKKKVLKCSNDKCTSNIEASKDNTK, encoded by the coding sequence ATGGCTGATAACCTGGTTATTGTGGAGTCTCCTGGAAAAGTTAAATCTATAAGCAAATTTTTAGGTAAGGGATATAAAGTAGAGGCTTCTGTCGGACATGTTAGGGATTTGCCTAAAAGCCAGATGGGCGTTGATATCGATAATGATTTTGAACCTAAGTATATTACTATAAGAGGTAAGGGAGATGTTATATCAAAGCTGAAAAAAGAAGCCAAGGCAGCTAAAAAAGTGTTTCTCGCAACTGACCCTGACCGTGAAGGTGAGGCGATATCCTGGCACTTGGCCAAAATATTAAATATTGATGAAAAGCAGAAATGCAGGGTTTCTTTTAATGAAATAACACAAAATGCTGTAAAGAATGCTATAAAACAGCCGAGAACAATAGATATGGGCCTTGTTGATGCACAACAGGCAAGAAGAGTACTGGACAGAATAGTGGGCTATAAGATAAGCCCTCTGCTTTGGAAGAAAGTAAGAAAAGGCTTGAGTGCGGGAAGAGTACAATCTGTAGCTACAAAAATGATTTGTGACAGGGAAGATGAAATTGAAAAATTTGAGTCACAAGAATATTGGTCTATAATTGCAAAGCTTGTCAAACCAAAAGCAAGTCCTAACTTTGGGGCGAAATTCTACGGTATTGGTAAGGAAAAATTAGAATTAACTAATGAGGAACAGGTTAATTCGATTTTAGAAGAAATAAATAAAAGCCAATATATCGTACAAAAGGTTAAAGAGCAGGAAAAGAAAAGGGCTGCAGCGGCACCTTTTATTACAAGTACACTACAGCAGGAAGCTTCCAGAAAACTTGGATATACAACAAAAAGAACCATGATGGTTGCACAGCAGCTTTATGAAGGCATTGAAATAAAGGGCCGTGGATCGGTTGGTCTTATAACCTATATGAGAACGGACTCAACAAGAATATCAACAGATGCACAGAATGAGGCCAGAGAGTATATTAAAACAAAATACGGACAGGATTATATTCCTGAAAAACCAAGAGAATATAAAAACAAATCTGCTTCACAGGATGCACATGAAGCAATACGCCCAACATATATAGATTTACCACATGAGCAAATAAAGGAATACCTCAGTCCGGAACAATACAAGCTATACAGGCTTATTTGGGACAGATTTATTTCCAGTCAGATGTCATCCGCTATATACGATACTGTGTCAGCTGATATAACTGCGGGAAAATACCTGTTCAAGGCAAACGGTTCGAAAGTAAAATTTCCGGGTTTTATGGTACTGTATACTGAAGGAAATGATAATGAAGGCAAGGATGAAGCGGAGCAGGACGAAAAGGAAAACAAACTACCTCAGCTGAATGAAGGTGATATTCTTGAACTCAAAGAAAATACACCTAAGCAGCATTTTACGCAACCTCCTGCCAGATACACCGAGGCAACGCTTGTAAGAGCCTTGGAGGAAAAGGGTATAGGAAGACCTAGTACCTACGCTCCTACGATTACTACTATTTTATCCAGGGGCTACGTACTAAAGGAGAAGAAGCTTTTAGTACCGACAGAGCTCGGAAAAATAGTAAACGACATAATGAAGAATCATTTTGAGAACATTGTTGATACTAAGTTTACAGCTGAAATGGAAAGCGAACTGGATTCCGTAGAGGATGGTGACAAAGAATGGAAGGCCGTTATGAGGGATTTTTATTCTTCATTTGCCGGAGTACTTAAAAAAGCCGAAGAATCCATAGGTGATGTAGAATTACCTGTAGAGGTATCAGATGTTCAATGTGATAAATGCGGCAGATACATGGTTGTTAAACATGGGAGATTTGGTAAATTCCTTGCCTGCCCGGGATTTCCCGAGTGTAGAAATGCAAAGCCGATTGTAGAAGAGGCTGGAGTTGAATGTCCTATTTGTAAGGGAAAGGTACTTATTAAAAAGACTAAAAAGGGTAGAAAGTATATTGGTTGTGAGAAAAACCCTGAATGTCCCTTTATGAGTTGGGATATGCCTAGCCCCAATAAGGAAGTCTGTTCTGTTTGCGGATCATTTATGCTTCAAAAATTCTCCGGCAAAAAGAAGGTTCTTAAGTGCAGCAACGATAAGTGTACAAGTAATATAGAAGCCTCAAAAGATAAT
- the dprA gene encoding DNA-processing protein DprA has product MREIEYWIWLTSLEGLSSKKALNLLETYRNPEVIYGLSESELQNTRGLTEKNVKELLNSNKRERVGSIYQMLVRYNIKMVNIFEENYPQKLKNIYDPPIALYYRGNLDSDSFSIAVVGSRRTTGYGANTARKLSYDLAMRGVTIVSGLARGIDSIAHKGCLDAGGKTIAVLGSGLDNIYPPENAGLFKDIIDSGGLALSEYPPGMPPLQHNFPARNRIISGISGGVVVIEAAKRSGSLITAGCALEQGREVFAVPGNIDCAYSMGTNQLIKEGAKLVLNATDVLEEFEYNGIQNFTPVQGDIDEKISKKYLNLFKGLSAGEIKILKVIFNGANNIDEILERSNFSAKDASSILFMLEMKGVIKQNPGKLFEVII; this is encoded by the coding sequence ATGAGAGAAATTGAATATTGGATTTGGTTAACGTCTTTAGAGGGGTTAAGTTCAAAAAAAGCTTTAAACTTACTGGAAACGTATAGAAATCCTGAGGTTATATACGGTCTTTCTGAAAGTGAGCTTCAAAACACAAGGGGTTTAACTGAAAAAAATGTAAAGGAGCTATTAAACTCAAATAAAAGGGAGAGGGTTGGCTCCATATATCAGATGTTAGTCCGGTATAACATAAAAATGGTAAATATTTTTGAAGAAAACTACCCTCAAAAGCTGAAAAATATTTATGATCCGCCCATTGCTTTGTATTATAGGGGAAACCTTGACTCAGACAGCTTTTCAATAGCGGTTGTGGGATCAAGAAGGACCACCGGGTATGGTGCGAATACCGCCAGAAAATTGTCATATGACCTGGCAATGAGGGGTGTAACAATAGTAAGTGGTCTGGCCAGGGGGATAGACAGTATTGCCCATAAAGGCTGTCTGGACGCAGGAGGAAAAACCATAGCCGTTCTTGGTTCGGGGCTTGACAATATATATCCCCCGGAAAATGCAGGACTGTTTAAGGATATAATTGATTCCGGGGGCTTGGCATTATCTGAATACCCTCCGGGAATGCCGCCGCTTCAGCATAATTTCCCGGCACGAAATAGAATAATAAGCGGAATTTCGGGCGGTGTCGTTGTGATTGAGGCAGCTAAGAGGAGCGGTTCCTTAATTACGGCAGGCTGTGCTTTAGAGCAGGGGAGAGAGGTTTTTGCTGTTCCGGGAAATATCGACTGTGCGTACAGCATGGGAACAAACCAATTAATTAAAGAAGGAGCTAAACTGGTATTAAATGCCACAGATGTTCTGGAAGAATTTGAATACAACGGAATACAGAATTTTACACCCGTTCAGGGGGATATAGATGAGAAAATCAGTAAAAAATATCTTAATCTATTTAAAGGGCTTTCAGCAGGTGAAATAAAAATATTAAAGGTAATTTTTAACGGTGCAAATAATATTGATGAAATTCTTGAGAGAAGTAATTTTTCTGCGAAAGATGCAAGCAGTATACTGTTTATGCTTGAAATGAAGGGTGTAATCAAACAGAATCCGGGTAAATTGTTTGAAGTAATAATTTAG
- a CDS encoding YifB family Mg chelatase-like AAA ATPase, whose product MVSKVKSCALLGIDGCIVDVETDISNGIPNFDVVGLGDMAVRESRERVRAAIKNTGIDFPVRRITINLAPANLRKGGSMYDVSIAVGILLASEIIKNSDLSSYMFLGELSLDGSIKTVEGIISMVCCATLNNIKNIFVPLENSDEAAVFSNVNILPVKNLTDIIKHLNGEKIIKSYYTDIKNIFLHNTKDSLDFCDVKGQASVKRAMEVAACGAHNMLMIGSPGSGKTMLAKRLPSILPDLTFEEAVQITKIHSISGLLPGNSSLITHRPFRNPHHTISAVSLVGGGKQCKPGEVSLAHYGVLFLDEFPEFEKDAIEVLRQPLEDGEITISRVTGSITYPARTTLICAANPCRCGYYLDPSNKCSCTPKMVQQYLGKLSQPLLDRIDIHAEIHPVRYDDLHNNGNEETSAVIRERVNKARNIQTDRYTGLGIYSNSELTPALIRKYCELDRKTSSLLKMAFERLGLSARAYDKILKVARTIADMDDSEKIKSEHVAEAIQYRSMDRIKI is encoded by the coding sequence ATGGTCTCAAAGGTAAAGAGCTGTGCCCTTCTGGGTATTGACGGTTGTATTGTTGATGTTGAAACGGATATTAGCAACGGAATTCCCAATTTTGATGTAGTAGGACTTGGAGATATGGCTGTAAGAGAATCAAGGGAGAGGGTCAGAGCCGCAATTAAAAACACCGGAATAGATTTTCCGGTAAGGAGAATAACAATAAATTTGGCTCCCGCAAACTTGAGGAAAGGAGGATCAATGTATGACGTTTCCATTGCAGTAGGCATACTTCTAGCTTCCGAAATAATAAAAAATTCAGACCTTTCTTCATATATGTTTTTAGGAGAGCTTTCTCTGGATGGAAGTATAAAAACAGTTGAAGGAATTATTTCAATGGTATGCTGTGCAACTCTAAATAATATTAAAAATATATTTGTACCTTTAGAGAATTCAGATGAAGCAGCAGTATTCAGCAATGTAAATATTTTGCCGGTAAAAAATCTTACGGACATTATAAAGCATCTGAATGGCGAAAAAATTATTAAATCTTATTATACGGATATTAAGAATATTTTTTTACATAATACCAAAGACAGCTTAGATTTCTGTGACGTAAAGGGACAGGCAAGTGTAAAGAGGGCAATGGAGGTAGCAGCCTGTGGTGCGCATAATATGTTGATGATTGGTTCACCCGGTAGCGGGAAAACAATGCTGGCAAAAAGGCTTCCGTCAATACTTCCCGATTTGACATTTGAAGAAGCAGTTCAAATCACAAAAATACACAGTATTTCAGGACTTCTACCCGGAAATTCTTCGCTCATAACTCACAGACCTTTCAGAAATCCACATCATACAATTTCAGCAGTAAGCCTTGTAGGAGGGGGAAAGCAGTGCAAACCCGGAGAAGTCAGCCTAGCCCACTATGGTGTTCTGTTTCTTGATGAATTCCCGGAATTTGAAAAGGATGCTATAGAAGTGCTTAGACAGCCCTTGGAGGATGGAGAAATAACCATATCAAGAGTAACAGGAAGCATTACATATCCCGCCAGAACAACCCTTATTTGTGCAGCTAATCCATGCAGATGCGGATATTATCTTGATCCTTCAAACAAATGCAGCTGTACACCCAAAATGGTACAGCAATATCTTGGTAAACTAAGCCAACCACTTCTGGATAGAATTGATATACACGCTGAAATACATCCCGTAAGATATGACGATTTACATAATAATGGCAATGAAGAAACATCTGCTGTTATACGGGAAAGAGTAAATAAAGCAAGAAATATTCAGACGGACAGATATACGGGTTTGGGAATATATTCAAATTCGGAATTGACACCAGCTTTAATAAGAAAGTACTGTGAACTTGACAGGAAAACGTCGAGCTTGCTCAAAATGGCATTCGAAAGACTTGGATTGAGTGCCCGTGCCTATGACAAAATTCTGAAGGTAGCCAGAACTATTGCAGATATGGATGACAGTGAAAAAATAAAATCCGAACATGTTGCCGAAGCAATACAATACCGCAGCATGGACAGAATAAAAATTTAG
- the nrdR gene encoding transcriptional regulator NrdR, giving the protein MKCPFCGFIEDKVIDSRPTDEGSSIRRRRECTKCSRRFTTYEKVESLPLMVIKKDKSRQPFNREKLMNGLLRACEKRPISINDLEKMVENIEAQLHNSLQREVTTVDIGEIVMSKLKTMDEVAYVRFASVYRQFKDINTFMDELRKLLREEKIE; this is encoded by the coding sequence ATGAAGTGTCCATTCTGCGGTTTTATAGAAGATAAGGTTATTGATTCCAGACCTACAGATGAAGGCTCTTCTATCAGGAGAAGACGTGAATGTACGAAATGTAGCAGAAGATTTACGACATATGAAAAGGTTGAAAGCCTGCCCCTGATGGTAATTAAAAAGGATAAATCCAGACAGCCCTTTAACAGAGAAAAATTGATGAATGGACTGTTAAGAGCATGTGAGAAAAGGCCTATTTCTATAAATGATCTGGAAAAAATGGTTGAAAATATTGAAGCACAGCTCCATAATTCACTTCAAAGAGAAGTAACAACAGTAGATATTGGCGAAATCGTTATGTCAAAGCTTAAAACCATGGATGAAGTAGCTTACGTAAGATTTGCATCGGTTTACAGGCAGTTTAAGGACATAAATACTTTTATGGACGAGCTAAGAAAATTGCTTAGAGAAGAAAAAATAGAATAG
- a CDS encoding YlmC/YmxH family sporulation protein → MRRASSLKDKEVINVSDGTRLGMVSDVEINLNDGRIEGIVVPIQGKWFGLFGKDNEYIIPWESIIKVGDEIILVEMSESIVKKFLE, encoded by the coding sequence ATGAGAAGAGCAAGCAGTCTGAAGGATAAGGAAGTTATCAATGTTTCGGATGGTACACGTCTGGGAATGGTATCAGATGTTGAAATAAACCTCAATGACGGAAGAATAGAAGGAATAGTAGTTCCTATACAGGGTAAATGGTTTGGTCTGTTTGGAAAGGATAATGAATACATAATTCCCTGGGAAAGTATCATAAAGGTTGGTGACGAAATAATACTGGTTGAAATGAGCGAGAGTATAGTCAAAAAGTTTTTAGAATGA
- the sigG gene encoding RNA polymerase sporulation sigma factor SigG, which translates to MLINKVEICGVNTSKLPVLTNEQKKELFERMHKGDNSARDEFIKGNLRLVLSVIQRFNNRGEYVDDLFQVGCIGLIKSIDNFDVTQNVKFSTYAVPMIIGEIRRYLRDNNSIRVSRSLRDIAYKALQAKERLTTQNSKEPTIVELAQELQLPKEDIVFALDAIQDPISLFESVYHDGGDAIYVMDQVSDDKNIDENWLETISLKEAMRKLNDREKLILNLRFFEGRTQMEVADEIGISQAQVSRLEKTALMHMKKYI; encoded by the coding sequence ATGCTTATCAATAAAGTTGAAATTTGTGGTGTTAATACATCTAAACTTCCTGTTCTTACCAATGAACAGAAAAAAGAACTGTTTGAAAGAATGCATAAAGGCGATAATTCTGCTAGAGATGAGTTTATAAAAGGAAATCTCAGGCTTGTATTAAGTGTTATTCAGAGGTTTAATAATAGAGGAGAATATGTGGATGATTTGTTTCAGGTAGGCTGTATAGGTTTAATTAAATCTATAGATAATTTTGATGTAACCCAGAATGTCAAGTTTTCAACATATGCTGTTCCAATGATAATCGGAGAAATCAGAAGATATTTAAGAGACAACAACTCCATAAGAGTAAGTCGTTCCCTAAGAGACATTGCATATAAGGCATTACAGGCTAAGGAGAGGCTTACAACCCAAAATTCTAAAGAGCCTACTATAGTGGAGCTGGCTCAGGAGCTTCAGCTTCCCAAGGAGGACATTGTTTTTGCATTGGATGCGATTCAGGACCCTATATCTTTATTTGAGTCCGTTTACCATGACGGAGGAGATGCCATTTATGTGATGGATCAAGTCAGTGATGACAAGAATATTGACGAGAATTGGCTTGAAACCATTTCTCTGAAAGAGGCTATGCGTAAACTCAATGACAGGGAAAAATTAATTTTGAATCTTAGATTTTTTGAAGGAAGAACCCAGATGGAAGTTGCAGATGAAATAGGGATTTCTCAGGCACAGGTATCAAGACTCGAAAAGACTGCATTAATGCATATGAAGAAGTATATTTAG
- the sigE gene encoding RNA polymerase sporulation sigma factor SigE, with amino-acid sequence MNFVSRCKMYLLIKYEMLLRKFKIGSVFPVHYIGGSEALPPPLTLDEETYLLNKLEQSDYGVKSILIERNLRLVVYIARKFENTGVGVEDLISIGTIGLIKAINTFNPSKNIKLATYASRCIENEILMYLRRNNRVKAEISIDEPLNIDWDGNELLLSDILGTENDMIHRSIEDEVDKELLATAMKKLSVREKKIMELRFGLSNGVEKTQKEVADMLGISQSYISRLEKRIISRLKKEISRMT; translated from the coding sequence ATGAATTTTGTATCAAGGTGTAAGATGTACTTACTTATTAAGTACGAAATGCTTTTGCGAAAATTTAAGATTGGGAGTGTATTTCCGGTACATTACATAGGAGGCAGTGAAGCTCTGCCGCCGCCGCTTACACTCGATGAAGAGACATACCTCCTTAATAAGCTTGAACAAAGCGATTATGGAGTCAAGAGCATTTTAATCGAAAGAAATCTCAGACTGGTTGTCTATATTGCCAGAAAGTTTGAAAATACAGGTGTAGGAGTAGAAGATTTGATTTCCATAGGTACTATAGGTTTGATAAAGGCTATAAATACCTTCAATCCTTCAAAAAATATCAAGCTTGCAACATATGCTTCAAGATGTATTGAAAACGAAATACTTATGTATCTGAGAAGAAACAACAGGGTAAAGGCAGAAATATCTATCGATGAACCTTTGAATATTGATTGGGATGGTAATGAACTGCTGCTTTCAGATATTCTTGGAACCGAAAACGACATGATTCATAGAAGTATTGAGGACGAGGTTGACAAGGAACTACTTGCTACTGCAATGAAAAAATTATCAGTTAGGGAAAAGAAAATAATGGAGCTCCGATTCGGTCTTTCTAACGGTGTTGAAAAAACACAAAAAGAAGTGGCAGATATGCTGGGAATATCCCAATCTTATATATCAAGACTTGAAAAAAGAATTATCAGCAGACTGAAAAAAGAGATCAGCAGGATGACCTAG
- the spoIIGA gene encoding sigma-E processing peptidase SpoIIGA: MEIYLDVLILENLVINYLILYVTAKFSRYRTSTLRLFSGAIIGAIYVGIIIIEPDIKVFYTTLAKILLSFFIIAVTFSPRKIMTFIKTLVIFYISTFIFAGAALAFLFFNEQGGFVKNGIVYVFGQSKWSLMFFSLVTVGIIIKIFMEIIQSKFTRENLLIPVKIAFDNRKIGFSALVDTGNSLKDPLTNNPVMVVEFKALEELLPIEIKDIFKNSKEDDLSCVTTTISTSKWFSRFRLIPFSSLGKENGMLIGFKPDFIEIGEEEEKRDVKNVIVGIYNRSLSRNEKYKALLGPELVA, translated from the coding sequence GTGGAAATTTATTTGGATGTACTTATTCTTGAAAATTTGGTTATCAATTATCTTATTCTATATGTTACCGCAAAGTTTTCCAGATATAGAACCAGTACTTTGCGATTATTCTCAGGGGCGATAATAGGTGCCATATATGTTGGTATTATTATAATTGAACCTGATATAAAGGTATTTTACACTACGTTGGCAAAGATACTTTTATCCTTTTTTATAATTGCTGTGACCTTCTCTCCAAGAAAAATTATGACGTTCATAAAAACCTTGGTAATTTTTTACATATCTACTTTCATATTTGCGGGTGCCGCACTTGCTTTCCTGTTTTTCAACGAGCAGGGTGGTTTTGTAAAAAACGGTATAGTATACGTGTTTGGACAATCAAAGTGGAGTCTTATGTTTTTCTCACTTGTTACGGTGGGTATAATTATAAAAATATTTATGGAAATAATTCAAAGTAAATTTACCAGGGAGAATCTTCTTATACCCGTAAAGATTGCCTTTGACAATAGGAAAATAGGGTTTTCTGCCTTAGTAGATACAGGTAATTCGCTAAAGGACCCTTTAACAAATAATCCTGTTATGGTTGTAGAATTTAAGGCACTAGAAGAACTACTTCCAATTGAGATAAAGGATATCTTTAAAAATTCAAAGGAAGACGATTTAAGCTGTGTAACTACAACGATTTCAACTTCCAAATGGTTTTCAAGATTCAGGTTGATACCCTTCAGCTCATTGGGAAAGGAAAACGGAATGCTTATAGGGTTTAAACCTGATTTTATTGAGATAGGTGAGGAAGAAGAAAAAAGGGATGTAAAAAATGTGATTGTAGGTATATACAACAGGTCCCTGTCAAGGAATGAAAAGTACAAGGCACTGCTTGGCCCGGAACTGGTTGCATGA